One genomic window of Numida meleagris isolate 19003 breed g44 Domestic line chromosome 1, NumMel1.0, whole genome shotgun sequence includes the following:
- the C1HXorf21 gene encoding uncharacterized protein CXorf21 homolog → MLSEGYLYRIAYFCEDSELCNNQAVDEVVYEMRSINYSIRDEAQGKSLLQRCRSAGKCISSVHSRGSKHSRKQKDNLLQPMQHSLPEGQTSPAMDVCEGLARKDTYLVPSSCKSICKNYSDLHIAGDCVVPISSVATDFTCDSGIGPFLESSEIPPPMESVPVPPSEMGRKQAQGFSSCWRVASLVPHQQPLSDSALNDYLEQKLMELYKQYIMDSTANRASPTQILASELIMTNVDQISTQISRERKMETTKAKDIVISRFLQIASEQIFSEISTPSLHISQYSNTNA, encoded by the coding sequence ATGCTGTCGGAAGGCTACCTTTACAGAATCGCCTATTTCTGTGAAGACTCTGAGCTCTGCAACAACCAAGCAGTAGATGAAGTGGTGTATGAAATGAGGTCCATTAATTATTCCATCAGGGATGAAGCACAAGGAAAAAGCCTCCTTCAGAGATGCAGATCTGCTGgcaaatgcatttcttcagttCACTCTAGAGGtagcaaacacagcagaaagcagaaagacaaTCTCCTACAGCCCATGCAGCACTCACTGCCTGAAGGGCAGACATCTCCAGCTATGGATGTCTGCGAAGGGCTGGCAAGAAAAGACACCTACCTGGTTCCATCCTCCTGCAAAAGCATTTGCAAGAACTACAGTGATTTGCACATAGCTGGGGACTGTGTGGTGCCTATTAGCTCAGTGGCAACCGATTTTACCTGTGACAGCGGCATAGGCCCCTTCCTGGAGTCCTCAGAGATTCCTCCGCCTATGGAGTCTGTGCCAGTTCCCCCCAGTGAGATGGGCCGCAAGCAGGCCCAAGGCTTCTCATCGTGCTGGCGTGTGGCGAGCTTGGTGCCACACCAGCAGCCCCTCTCCGACTCAGCCCTCAACGACTACCTGGAGCAGAAGCTGATGGAGCTGTACAAGCAGTACATCATGGACAGCACAGCCAACAGGGCATCCCCCACTCAGATCCTGGCCTCAGAGCTCATCATGACTAATGTAGACCAAATCAGCACGCAGATATCAcgagagagaaaaatggagacCACCAAGGCCAAGGACATTGTCATCAGCCGCTTCTTGCAAATAGCCAGTGAACAAATATTCTCAGAAATTAGCACGCCCAGTCTGCATATTTCCCAATATAGCAACACTAATGCATAG